The following are from one region of the Ornithorhynchus anatinus isolate Pmale09 chromosome X1, mOrnAna1.pri.v4, whole genome shotgun sequence genome:
- the XAB2 gene encoding pre-mRNA-splicing factor SYF1 gives MPEAAAAPEPESEVEVKAQAKIKAGAGPRPERTDIFFEEEDLQYEEEILRNPFSVKCWFRYIEFKQSAPRHALNLLYERALKELPGSYKLWYHYLKARRGQVKSRCVTDPAYEDVNNCHERALVFMHKMPRLWLDYCQFLMEQGLITRTRRTFDRALRALPITQHPRIWPLYLRFVRLHPLPETAVRVYRRFLKLSPESAEEYIEYLRSIDRLDEAAQRLATVVNDERFISKEGKSNYQLWHELCDLISQNPDKVQSLNVGAIIRGGLTRFTDQLGKLWCSLADYYIRSGHFEKARDVYEEAIQTVVTVRDFTQVFDSYAQFEESMIAAKMETTSELGREEEDDVDLELRLARFEQLIGRRPLLLNSVLLRQNPHHVHEWHKRVKLHEGQPREIINTYTEAVQTVDPFKATGKPHTLWVAFAKFYEDNGQLEDARTILEKATKVNFKQVDELASVWCECGEMELRHENYDQALRLLRKATALPARRAEYFDSSEPVQNRVYKSLKVWSMLADLEESLGTFQSTKAVYDRILDLRIATPQIVINYAMFLEEHSYFEESFKAYERGISLFKWPNVSDIWSTYLTKFIARYGGRKLERARDLFEQALDGCPPKYAKTLYLLYARLEEEWGLARHAMAVYERATRAVEPGEQHDMFNIYIKRAAEIYGVTYTRSIYQKAIEVLSDEHAREMCLRFADMECKLGEIDRARAIYSYCSQICDPRTTGAFWQTWKDFEIRHGNEDTIREMLRIRRSVQATYNTQVNFMASQMLKVYSNATGTVSDLAPGQSGLDDMKLLEQRAEQLAAEAERDRAPRTQGKILFVRSDASRHELAELAQQANPEEIQLEEEEDEEEELQPNEVQLEQQSIPAAVFGGLKED, from the exons CCCCCGCCATGCGCTGAACCTGCTGTACGAgcgggccctcaaggagcttccgggcAG TTACAAGCTGTGGTATCACTACCTGAAGGCCCGGCGAGGCCAGGTGAAGTCCCGCTGTGTGACTGACCCAGCCTATGAAGACGTCAACAATTGTCATGAGCGAGCACTGGTGTTCATGCACAAG ATGCCTCGCCTGTGGCTGGATTACTGCCAGTTCCTGATGGAGCAGGGCCTCATCACCCGCACCCGCCGCACCTTCGACCGGGCTCTGCGGGCCCTGCCCATCACCCAACACCCACGCATCTGGCCCCTCTACCTGCGCTTCGTGCGCCTGCACCCGCTGCCGGAAACGGCCGTGCGAGTGTACCGCCGCTTCCTCAAG CTGAGCCCCGAGAGCGCAGAGGAATACATCGAGTACCTGCGCTCCATCGACCGGCTGGACGAGGCTGCTCAGCGCCTGGCAACCGTCGTCAATGATGAGCGCTTCATCTCAAAGGAGGGCAAATCCAACTACCAG CTGTGGCACGAGTTGTGTGACCTGATCTCCCAGAACCCAGACAAGGTCCAGTCCCTGAATGTCGGCGCCATCATCCGCGGGGGTCTCACTCGCTTCACCGACCAGCTAGGCAAGCTCTGGTGCTCGCTGGCTGACTACTACATCCGCAGCGGCCACTTCGAGAAG GCCCGGGACGTGTACGAGGAGGCGATCCAGACGGTGGTGACCGTGCGGGACTTCACCCAGGTGTTTGACAGCTATGCCCAGTTTGAGGAGAGCATGATCGCCGCCAAGATGGAAACCACCTCGGAGCTGGGgcgggaggaagagg ATGATGTGGACCTGGAGCTGCGGCTGGCCCGGTTCGAGCAGCTCATCGGCCGGCGGCCCCTGCTGCTCAATAGCGTCCTGCTGCGCCAGAACCCCCACCACGTGCACGAGTGGCACAAGCGCGTCAAGCTACACGAGGGCCAGCCCCGAGAG ATCATCAACACCTACACAGAGGCCGTGCAGACGGTGGATCCCTTCAAGGCCACGGGCAAACCCCACACGCTGTGGGTGGCCTTTGCCAAGTTCTATGAAGACAACGGGCAGCTGGAGGAT GCCCGCACCATCTTGGAGAAGGCCACCAAGGTGAACTTCAAGCAGGTGGATGAACTGGCCAGCGTGTGGTGTGAGTGCGGGGAGATGGAGCTGAGACACGAAAACTACGACCAGGCCCTGCGGCTGTTGCGG AAAGCAACCGCCCTGCCTGCCCGCCGAGCCGAGTACTTTGACAGCTCGGAGCCCGTGCAGAACCGCGTCTACAAGTCTCTGAAGGTGTGGTCTATGCTGGCCGACCTGGAGGAGAGCCTGGGCACCTTCCAG TCCACCAAGGCTGTGTATGACCGCATCCTGGACCTGCGCATCGCCACGCCCCAGATCGTCATCAACTATGCCATGTTCCTGGAGGAGCACAGCTACTTCGAGGAGAGCTTCAAG GCCTACGAGCGCGGCATCTCGCTCTTCAAGTGGCCCAACGTGTCAGACATCTGGAGCACGTACCTAACCAAGTTCATCGCCCGCTACGGGGGCCGCAAGCTGGAGCGGGCGCGGGACCTGTTCGAGCAGGCGCTGGATGGCTGTCCTCCCAAATATGCCAAGA ccctgtaCCTGCTGTATGCGCGGCTAGAGGAGGAGTGGGGCCTGGCCCGGCACGCCATGGCCGTGTACGAGCGGGCCACCCGGGCCGTGGAGCCCGGCGAGCAGCATGACATGTTCAACATCTACATCAAGCGGGCAGCCGAGATCTACGGCGTGACCTATACCCGCAGCATCTACCAGAAAGCCATTGAG gtgCTCTCAGATGAGCACGCCCGAGAGATGTGCCTCCGCTTCGCCGACATGGAGTGCAAACTGGGGGAGATCGACCGAGCCCGCGCCATCTACAGCTACTGTTCCCAGATCTGCGACCCCCGT acgACAGGGGCCTTCTGGCAGACGTGGAAGGACTTTGAGATCCGACACGGGAATGAGGACACGATCCGGGAGATGCTGCGGATCCGCCGCAGCGTCCAGGCCACGTACAACACCCAAGTCAACTTCATGGCCTCCCAGATGCTCAAGGTTTACAGCAATGCCACGGGCACCG TGTCTGACCTGGCCCCGGGTCAGAGCGGACTGGACGACATGAAGCTGCTGGAGCAGAGGGCCGAGCAGCTAGCAGCCGAGGCTGAGCGGGACCGAGCCCCCAGGACCCAGGGCAAGATCCTCTTTGTCAG GAGTGACGCCTCCCGCCACGAGCTGGCTGAGCTGGCCCAGCAAGCCAACCCTGAGGAGATTCaactagaggaggaggaagatgaggaggaagagctgcAGCCCAATG AGGTGCAGCTCGAGCAACAGAGCATCCCGGCCGCTGTCTTTGGGGGGCTCAAGGAAGACTGA